The Streptomyces sp. NBC_00435 nucleotide sequence GGCCCGGCGGCCCTGTGGTGGACGGCCCTGGTCGCCGGACTGCTCGCCGCGGCGGCGATGCTGGGCCTGCGCTCCCGTATCGCGGCCCGCGCGGAGCACGCCCTGGCGGCCTGAGGGACGGCGGATCGGCCCGGTCTCCAGCGGGGCTACGCCGGGAACCTGCGGTCCACCCAGCGGAAGGTGAACTCGATCAGGGCGGCCGCGGCGGCGGCGATGCCCACCGCCGTCCACGGCATCACGGCACCCTCCAGCTTGAGCTGGAAGAACTCCTGCAGCCAGGGCACGACGAGGACGATCAGGAAGGCTCCGCCCATCGCGCCGACCAGGCCGACCCGCCACCACGTGTACGGGCGGGCGATGATCGCCAGCACCCACATCGAGGTCAGGAACAGCGCCAGCGTCGCGGCGCTGGTCTCGGCCTTGAGGGAGTCGGGTCCGGTGTAGTGGTGGCGCGCGATCAGGTACGTCACGAAGCAGGCGACGGCCGCGATGACACCGCCGGGGATGGCGTAGCGCATCACGCGTTTCACGAAGTGCGGCCTGGCCCGCTCCTTGTTCGGGGCCAGGGCCAGGAAGAAGGCCGGGATGCCGATGGTCAGCGTGGACAGCAGCGTCAGGTGGCGCGGCAGGAACGGGTACTCGACCTGGGAGCAGACCACCAGGATGGCCAGCAGCACCGAGTAGACCGTCTTCGTGAGGAAGAGGGTGGCGACGCGGGTGATGTTGCCGATGACCCGGCGGCCCTCGGCGACCACCGAGGGCAGGGTGGAGAAGCTGTTGTTCAGGAGCACGATCTGGGCGACGGCGCGGGTGGCCTCCGAGCCCGATCCCATCGAGACGCCGATGTCGGCGTCCTTGAGCGCGAGCACGTCATTCACGCCGTCGCCGGTCATCGCGACCGTGTGGCCCCTGGACTGGAGGGCGGCGACCATGTCGCGCTTCTGCTGCGGGGTGACGCGCCCGAAGACGGCGTTCGCGTCGAGGACCTCCGCCATCTCGTCCCGGTCGGTGGGCAGCGTCCGCGCGTCGACGGTGTTCTCCGCGCCGGGCAGGCCCAGCTTGCCGGCGACCGCGCCGACCGAGACCGCGTTGTCGCCGGAGATGACCTTGGCCTTGACGTTCTGGTCCGCGAAGTAGCGCAGGGTGTCGGCGGCGTCGGGGCGCAGCCGCTGCTCCAGGACGATCAGGGCGGTGGGCCTGACCCCGGTGGCCACGGCCGGGTCGTCGAGTTCGCGGGTGGTGCGGCCGAGCAGGAGGACACGCAGGCCCTGCTCGTTGAGCGCGTTGATCTCGTCCAGCGCCGGGTCTCCGGCCGGGAGCAGCACGTCGGGGGCGCCGAGCAGCCAGGTGTTGTTCTCGCCGTCGCCCTCGCTGAAGCTGGCGCCGCTGTACTTGCGGGCGGAGGAGAAGGGCAGGGACTCGGTGCAGCGCCACTCGGCGCTGTCCGGGTACGCGTCGATGATCGCCTGGAGGCTGGCGTTGGGCCGCGGGTCGCTCTCGCCGAGCGCGCCGAGCACCTTCTTGACGTACGGAACGTCCGCGCCGCCGAGCGGGCGGCACTCGGTGACGTCCATGCCGCCCTCGGTGAGGGTGCCCGTCTTGTCGAGGCAGACGACGTCGACGCGGGCGAGGCCCTCGATGGCGGGGAGTTCCTGGACCAGGCACTGCTTGCGGCCGAGCCGGATGACGCCGATGGCGAAGGCGACGGAGGTGAGGAGGACGAGGCCCTCGGGGATCATCGGGACGATGCCGCCGACGGTCCGGGCGATGGCCTCCTTGAGGTTGTTGTCCTTGACGATCAGCTGGCTGATGATCAGGCCGATGGAGGTCGGGATCATCATCCAGGTGACGTACTTGAGGATGGTGGAGATGCCGGTGCGCAGCTCGGAGTGGACGAGCGTGAAGCGGGAGGCCTCTTCGGCCAGCTGGGCGGCGTAGGCCTCGCGGCCGACCTTGGTGGCGGTGAAGGCGCCGCCGCCGGCGACGACGAACGACCCGGACATGACCGGGTCGCCGGGCTTCTTCAGGACGGGGTCGGCCTCGCCGGTCAGGAGGGACTCGTCGATCTCCAGGCCCTCCGCCTCGCCGACCAGTCCGTCGACGACGACCTTGTCGCCGGGGCCGAGCTCGATGACGTCGTCGAGGACGATCTCGGAGGTGGAGATCTCGGCTGTGCGGCCGTCGCGGCGGACGCTGGGTTTGGCCTCGCCGATGACGGCGAGGCCGTCGAGGGTCTTCTTGGCGCGCATCTCCTGGATGATGCCGATGCCGGTGTTCGCGATGATCACGAAGCCGAAGAGGCTGTCCTGGATCGGCGCGACGAAGAGCATGACCACCCACAGGACGCCGATGATGGCGTTGAAGCGGGTGAAGACGTTGGCGCGGACGATCTCGGCCGTGGAGCGGCTGCTGCGGACGGGGACGTCGTTGACGGCTCCGCGGGCGACGCGTTCGGCGACCTCGGCGGTGGTCAGACCGGCGGGCTTGAATCTGGGCGCGGGCGGCTTGCACGGGTGCACCGGGTCGAGTTCCGAGCCCGCGTCGATGGCGAGCCCGGCGGCCGCTCCGCCGGCACCGCCCGGCTCCGGTCCGTCTGCTTCGATCCTCGCCCGCTGCGTCATGCTTTTGACGGTAAAGGGCGATTCAACGGTTCACCCGCCGAGAAGCCCGAAGATCCGACTTCGGGATGAGCAGAATCCTCCGCTGGTAGCCCTTACGGGCGGTGCCGCGACCGGCCAGAACCAGCCCCGCCGGCGTTTGGAGGCGCGGGGGGTCCGGGGGCGGAGCCCCCGGCAACGGCGCCGCACCTACCGGGCACGGCCGGCCGCGACGCCGCGCCCGCCCGAGGGGTGCCGGCCTTGGCGGGAGGGGCTAGCCCGGCTGGGGAGTCCCGCCCGGCCGGTCGGAGTCGCTCCGCGCGGCCAGCGCGGCCGCGGCCGCGTGGCGCTTGAGGGCCGCGTCGCGGCCGCGGACGTACCAGAGGCCGATCAGGCCGAGGAACCCGCCGACCGCGCAGGTCCAGACCCACCACAGCATCCCCCGGTCCGCGAACCACCCGTAGAAGGGGAGCTGGAAGAGGAAGAGGGCGAACCACAGGACCGTGCCACCCATGACGGTCCCGACGATCGGACCCTCGAGGGGCTCGGGGGCCTCGTGCTGCGCAGTCCATTTCGCCATGCGGCCAAGTCTAGGCCGGTCGGCCGAGGGTCTACGCGCGGAGATAGACGCCCCTTCGTTCATGTGTTCATACTGAAACGGTTTGGGCTTGGCCCGTTTTCGCCGTATGAACGACCAATGAGGACCAGGACCCCATGAGCACGTCGGCCCCCGCTTCTTCCGTGGACCGCTATTTCAAGATCTCCGAGCGCGGCTCGACCATCGGCCGCGAGGTCCGCGGCGGCTTCGCCACCTTCTTCGCGATGGCCTACATCATCGTGCTGAACCCGATCATCCTGGGCAGCGCGAAGGACATGTACGGCCATCAGCTCGACGGCGGGCAGCTGGTCACCGCCACCGTCCTGACCGCGGCCTTCACCACCCTCCTCATGGGCGTGATCGGCAACGTTCCGATCGCGCTCGCGGCCGGCCTCGGCGTCAACACCGTCGTGGCCCTGCAGCTGGCCCCGCGCATGAGCTGGCCCGACGCCATGGGCATGGTGGTCCTGGCCGGCTTCGTGGTGATGCTGCTGGTCGCCACCGGCCTGCGCGAGCGGGTCATGAACGCCGTTCCGCTCGGCCTGCGCAAGGGCATCGCGATCGGTATCGGTCTGTTCATCATGCTGATCGGCCTGGTCGACTCGGGCTTCGTCACCCGCATGCCGGACCTCGCGCACACCACGGTCCCGCTCCAGCTCGGCAGCAACGGCCACCTGCACGGCTGGCCCGTCCTGATCTTCGTGATCGGCGTCCTGCTGACGCTGACGCTCATCATCCGCAAGACTCCCGGCGCGATCCTGATCTCGATCGTGGCCATGACCGTCGCCGCGCTCGCCGTCCAGCTGATCACCGAGCTCCCCGACACGGCCTGGGGCCTGACGGTCCCGGAGTGGCCCGGCAACCCGGTGGCCGCGCCCGACTTCGGGCTCGTCGGTCAGGTCAGCCTGTTCGGCGGTTTCGGCAAGGTCGGCGTGCTGACCGGCATCCTCTTCGTCTTCACGGTGCTGCTGTCCTGCTTCTTCGACGCCATGGGGACCATCCTGGGCGTCGGCGACGAGGCGAAGCTGACGCGTCCGGACGGTTCCTTCCCCGGCATCAACCGGGTGCTGTTCGTGGACGGCCTGGCCGTCGCCGCGGGCGGAGCCTCCTCCTCCTCGGCCACCACCTGCTTCGTGGAGTCCACGGCCGGCGTCGGCGAGGGTGCCCGCACGGGCCTGGCGAACATCGTGACCGGCGGTCTCTTCACCGTGTCGCTGTTCCTCACCCCGCTCGCCACGATGGTCCCGTCGCAGGCCGCCACCCCCGCGCTCATCGCGGTCGGCTTCCTGATCCTGGCGGGCTCGGTCCGGGACATCGACTGGAACGACTTCACCATCGCCGTCCCGGCCTTCCTGGCCATGGTGATGATGCCCTTCACGTACTCGATCACCAACGGCATCGGCATCGGCTTCGTGGCCTTCTCCGTGCTGCGACTGGCGACCGGCCGGGGCCGCGAGGTCCCGGTGGCCATGTACGTCGTCTCGGCGGTGTTCGTCTTCTACTACGCGATGCCGGCACTGGGCCTCACGTAACCCGAACGGCGGTACGCCGGGCGTCTTGAGGAGCCGGGCTCACGTGAGCCCGTAGAACTTCTCCGTCTCGTCGACGGCCGCCTTGAAGCGTTCGTCGAAATCATCGCGAATGAGCGTCCGGACCACATAGTCCTGGACGCTCATTCCGCGTTTGGCGGCATGAGTCCGGAGCCTGTCGAGGAGCTCCCCGTCTATGCGCATGCTCAGCACATGTGTCCCCATGCCGAAAGAGTCGGGGCACAGGGCATGGACGCGTGTCACTTTCCGGAGCCGACTCACCCGTACGAGTGACACCAGATAAGTGGTGTTCCTTAGGTAGGGTAATGAGTTACTCTAAAGACATGCATGACCTTTCCCATGGCGACGACGCCGCCGCCGTGAACGATCTCCGCTCCGCCGTCATGCGGCTGGGCCGACGCCTCAAGCACCAGCGCGTCGACGAATCACTGAGCCCGACCGAGATGTCGGTGCTCGGCACCCTCGCCCGCTGCGGCCAGGCCACCCCCGGTGAACTGGCCCGACGCGAGCACGTGCAGCCTCCGTCGATGACGCGCATCGTCGCCTTGCTGGAAGCCAAGGGACTGGTCACGCTGGAACCGCACCCCGACGACCGCCGCCAGAAGGTGGTCCGCCAGACGGAGGAGGCCGAAGCGATGCTCGAAGAGAGCCGTCGCAAGCGCAACGCCTTCCTGGCCGGGCTCGCGGCCGGGCTGACCGAGGACGAATGGGCCAAGCTCCGCGAAGCCGCACCCGTCCTGGACAAGCTCGCGCACCTGTAGGAACGACGCCAGGAGGCGACCCCTTTTGAGTACGGGACCCGGAGCAGACTCCGCCCCCGGCCACATATCCACCACTACGCGCGACGCAGAGCGCGCCCCGGGCAAGAACTCGATGTTCAGCTCGCTGAAGATCCGCAACTACCGGCTCTTCGCGACCGGTCAGGTCGTCTCGAACACCGGCACCTGGATGCAGCGCATCGCCCAGGACTGGCTGGTCCTCTCCCTGACCGGCTCCGCCTCGGCGGTCGGCATCACCATCGCGCTGCAGTTCCTGCCGATGCTGATGTTCGGCCTCTACGGAGGCGTACTCGCCGACCGGCTCCCCAAGCGGCCGCTGCTGCTCTGCACGCAGGCCGCGATGGGCCTCACCGGCATCGCGCTCGCCGTCCTCACCCTCGCCGGACACGTCCAGGTGTGGCACGTCTACCTCGCCGCCTTCCTGCTCGGCCTGGTCACCGTCGTGGACAACCCGGCCCGCCAGACCTTCGTCTCCGAGATGGTCGGCAAGGACCAGGTGGCCAATGCCGTCAGCCTGAACTCGGCCAACTTCCAGTCGGCGCGGCTGGTCGGCCCGGCCATCGCCGGTGTCCTCATCACCGCCGTCGGCTCCGGCTGGGCCTTCCTGCTCAACGGCCTCTCCTTCGCGGCCCCCATCGTGGGCCTGCTGCTGATGCGCACGAAGGAGCTGCACCAGGTCGAGGTACAGCCGCGCGCCAAGGGCCAGCTGCGGGAAGGCCTGCGGTACGTCGCCGGGCGGCCCGAGCTGATCTGGCCGATCGTCCTCGTCGGATTCATCGGCACGTTCGGCTTCAACTTCCCGATCTGGCTGTCGGCGTTCGTCAGCAAGGTCTTCCACGGTGACGCGGGCACCTACGGCCTGTTCAACACGCTCATCGCGGCGGGCTCCCTGGTGGGCGCACTGCTGGCGGCCCGGCGGGGTCTGTCCCGCCTGCGGCTGCTGGTCGCGGCGGCGGTGCTCTTCTCCGCACTCCTGCTGGTGACGGCCTTCGTACCCGAATTCTGGCTGTTCGCGGCGCTGCTCGTACCGATCGGGATCTTCGGCCTGACCGTGAACGTCACCGCCAACTCCAGCGTGCAGATGGCTACCGACCCGGAGATGCGGGGCCGGGTGATGGCCCTGTTCATGATGGTCTTCACCGGCGGCACCCCGATCGGTGCTCCGCTGGTCGGGTGGGTCACGGACACCTACGGCGCGCGCGTCGGCATGGCCGCGGGTGGCGCGGTGTCGCTGGCCGCGGCGGTGGCCATCGGCCTCGTCCTCTCCCGCGTCGGCAACCTCCGCCTGAGCGTGAACCGCCACGGCGTGACGTTCGTCCCGGCGGACCGCGGCCGCGAACTGGTCACGGCGGCGTAGAGCCCCTGCCGGCCGGCCTCCTGGGGGTCCGGGGGCTGGCCCCCGGACCGGCTCCGCACGGAGCCCCGCTGGTTAGGCTCGTCGCATGAGACTGTTCGCAGCCGTCCTGCCGCCGGCGACCGCCGTCGCCGAACTGGCCGAAGCCGTGCGACCACTGCGCGACGAAGGCCTCCGCTGGACCGCGGAAGCGGGCTGGCACTTCACCCTCGCCTTCATGGGCGAGGTCCCCGAAGAGCTGCTCCCCGAACTGCGCACCCGCCTCGCCCGGGCCGCCTCCCGCGGCGCCCCCTTCCCGCTCCGGATCCACGGCTCCGGTCACTTCGGCCACCGCTCGCTGTGGGCCGGCGCCGCCGGGGACCTCGACGCCCTGCGGATGCTGGCCGAGCGGGCCGACGCCGCCGCACGGCGCTCCGGGGTGCCGATGGAGCAGCACCACCGGTACACGCCCCACCTCACCCTGGGCCGGCTGCGCCACGAGTCGGACGACGTGCGCCCCTACTCGCAGGCGCTGGCCGGCTTCGAGGGCACCGCCTGGCGGGTCACGCGGCTGAGCCTGGTCCGCAGCAACCTGCCCACCGGCGGCGTCCCCGGCGAGCGGCCCCGCTACGAGGTCGTCGGGTCCTGGGAACTGGGCGAGCCCGCCCCTCCGTACGAAGGGCGGGCCCGGTCGCGTTAGTCTCGACGGGTGGATCCCAAGACCAGAAACCGCGTCATGGCGGGTGTGCTCGTACTGATGTTCGTCGTCGTCGCCGTGGCTGCCGCCGTCGGGCAGTAGTCACCAGGCGCGACTCACCAGGCGAATGCCTCCGGAGCCGGCCCCGGCCCCGGGAAGACCTCGTCGAGCCCGTCGAGCACCTCCTGCGACAGTTCCAGCTCCACCGCCCGCAGCGCGGACGCGAGCTGTTCCGGCGTACGCGGCCCGACGATGGGCCCCGTGACCCCGGGGCGCGTCAGCAGCCAGGCCAGGGCGACCTCGCCGGGCTCCAAGCCGTGCTTGTCCAGCAGGTCCTCGTACGCCTGCACCTGCGCCCGTACGGAACTGTTCGCGAGCGCGTCCGCCGAGCGGCCGGTCGCCGTACGCCCGGACTCCGCCGACTTGCGGATGGCCCCGCCCAGCAGCCCGCCGTGCAGCGGGGACCACGGGATGACGCCGAGCCCGTACGCCTCCGCGGCCGGGATGATCTCCAGCTCCGCCCGCCGCTCGGCGAGGTTGTAGAGGCACTGCTCGCTCACGAGTCCGAGCCGCCCCGAGCGCGCGGCGGCCTCGTTGGCCTGGGCGATCTTCCAGCCGGGGAAGTTCGAGGACCCCGCGTAGAGGATCTTGCCCTGCTGGATCAGGACCTCCACGGCCTGCCAGATCTCCTCGAAGGGAGTCAGCCGGTCCACGTGGTGGAACTGGTAGACGTCGATGTAGTCGGTGTTCAGGCGCTTGAGGCTGGCGTCGACCGCCCGTCGGATGTTCAGCGCCGAGAGACGGTCGTAGTTGGGCCACGGGTCGCCCTCGGCGGCCATGTTCCCGTAGACCTTGGTGGCGAGGACCGTCTTCTCGCGGCGGCCGCCGCCCTGGCCGAACCAGGTGCCGATGATCTCCTCGGTGCGGCCCTTGTTGTCGCCCCACCCGTAGACGTTGGCCGTGTCGAAGTAGTTGATGCCTGCGTCGAGGGCCGTGTCCATGATGGCGTGGCTTTCCGGCTCCCCGGTCTGGGGGCCGAAGTTCATGGTGCCGAGAACAAGTCGGCTGACCTTGAGACCGGTGCGTCCGAGCTGCGTGTACTCCATGGGTCACTAGCCAACTGCCTGGAGTGCGCTCGAAGCAAGACCCGTCCGTGAAGGGCGTGTTACGCGTCGCCGGACCTACGGGTCCTGCCGGGGGCGGTACGGGCCGCCCAGGCCCCACGCCTGGTGCAGGACCGCCGCGAACTCCCCCGCCAGGCGGTGTTCGCCCGAGGCGTTGGGGTGGGTTCCGTCGTAGGTGTCGCGGTGGATCTCGTACCCGTCCGGACGCGCGGCCAGCAGGATCGGCGAGGCGGGGGTCGACAGATCGGCGACCGCCTTCGCGAGCAGCTCGTTGAACAGCTCGACCTGCGCCGCGAAGGGCACGTCGTCCTGGGCCCGGACGTTGGGGATGACGGGCAGCAGGACCATCCGGATCGCGGGCCGGGCGGCGCGGGCCTCCGCGACGAACCGGCGGACGTTGACCGCGGTGCCCTCGGCATCGGTGTAGAAGCCCAGATCGATCAGTCCGAGGGAGACAAGCAGGACGTCGGCCCGGCCGGCGCGGGCCGCGGGACCCACGAGCGGCGCCATGTGCAGCCAACCCTCCCCCCAGCCGGCCAGGTGGCGTCGGGCGTCGGCGGGGAAGCCGGGGTCGGCGTACTCGTGGCTGGTCGGCGCGTCGGCGAAGGTGTCGTAGAGCTCGCTGCGCGGGCCGACTATCCGGTACGGGCCGCCGAAGGTGGCATTGAGGTGCTGCCACATCCGGTAGCGCCAGGTCCAGTCACCGGCGCGCCCGATGGTCATGGAGTCCCCGACGAACATGAAACGCATCCGGTCATCTTCGCGGATCACACGACCGGGGCCCCTGTGATGCCGGACACGCGGGGCGGGCTGGCAGGGTAGGGGGATGCGCCCGCACCTGCTGCCGTCGACCGCCGCCCGCGCCACCGCCCTCGGGGCCGCCGCCCTGGGCGTCCTCGCCCTCCTCGTGCTCCCGCCCGCGGCGGCTCGGGCGGCGGGGAGCCCGGGGA carries:
- a CDS encoding cation-translocating P-type ATPase; its protein translation is MTQRARIEADGPEPGGAGGAAAGLAIDAGSELDPVHPCKPPAPRFKPAGLTTAEVAERVARGAVNDVPVRSSRSTAEIVRANVFTRFNAIIGVLWVVMLFVAPIQDSLFGFVIIANTGIGIIQEMRAKKTLDGLAVIGEAKPSVRRDGRTAEISTSEIVLDDVIELGPGDKVVVDGLVGEAEGLEIDESLLTGEADPVLKKPGDPVMSGSFVVAGGGAFTATKVGREAYAAQLAEEASRFTLVHSELRTGISTILKYVTWMMIPTSIGLIISQLIVKDNNLKEAIARTVGGIVPMIPEGLVLLTSVAFAIGVIRLGRKQCLVQELPAIEGLARVDVVCLDKTGTLTEGGMDVTECRPLGGADVPYVKKVLGALGESDPRPNASLQAIIDAYPDSAEWRCTESLPFSSARKYSGASFSEGDGENNTWLLGAPDVLLPAGDPALDEINALNEQGLRVLLLGRTTRELDDPAVATGVRPTALIVLEQRLRPDAADTLRYFADQNVKAKVISGDNAVSVGAVAGKLGLPGAENTVDARTLPTDRDEMAEVLDANAVFGRVTPQQKRDMVAALQSRGHTVAMTGDGVNDVLALKDADIGVSMGSGSEATRAVAQIVLLNNSFSTLPSVVAEGRRVIGNITRVATLFLTKTVYSVLLAILVVCSQVEYPFLPRHLTLLSTLTIGIPAFFLALAPNKERARPHFVKRVMRYAIPGGVIAAVACFVTYLIARHHYTGPDSLKAETSAATLALFLTSMWVLAIIARPYTWWRVGLVGAMGGAFLIVLVVPWLQEFFQLKLEGAVMPWTAVGIAAAAAALIEFTFRWVDRRFPA
- a CDS encoding DUF2530 domain-containing protein, with the protein product MAKWTAQHEAPEPLEGPIVGTVMGGTVLWFALFLFQLPFYGWFADRGMLWWVWTCAVGGFLGLIGLWYVRGRDAALKRHAAAAALAARSDSDRPGGTPQPG
- a CDS encoding NCS2 family permease; translation: MSTSAPASSVDRYFKISERGSTIGREVRGGFATFFAMAYIIVLNPIILGSAKDMYGHQLDGGQLVTATVLTAAFTTLLMGVIGNVPIALAAGLGVNTVVALQLAPRMSWPDAMGMVVLAGFVVMLLVATGLRERVMNAVPLGLRKGIAIGIGLFIMLIGLVDSGFVTRMPDLAHTTVPLQLGSNGHLHGWPVLIFVIGVLLTLTLIIRKTPGAILISIVAMTVAALAVQLITELPDTAWGLTVPEWPGNPVAAPDFGLVGQVSLFGGFGKVGVLTGILFVFTVLLSCFFDAMGTILGVGDEAKLTRPDGSFPGINRVLFVDGLAVAAGGASSSSATTCFVESTAGVGEGARTGLANIVTGGLFTVSLFLTPLATMVPSQAATPALIAVGFLILAGSVRDIDWNDFTIAVPAFLAMVMMPFTYSITNGIGIGFVAFSVLRLATGRGREVPVAMYVVSAVFVFYYAMPALGLT
- a CDS encoding MarR family winged helix-turn-helix transcriptional regulator → MHDLSHGDDAAAVNDLRSAVMRLGRRLKHQRVDESLSPTEMSVLGTLARCGQATPGELARREHVQPPSMTRIVALLEAKGLVTLEPHPDDRRQKVVRQTEEAEAMLEESRRKRNAFLAGLAAGLTEDEWAKLREAAPVLDKLAHL
- a CDS encoding MFS transporter, translating into MSTGPGADSAPGHISTTTRDAERAPGKNSMFSSLKIRNYRLFATGQVVSNTGTWMQRIAQDWLVLSLTGSASAVGITIALQFLPMLMFGLYGGVLADRLPKRPLLLCTQAAMGLTGIALAVLTLAGHVQVWHVYLAAFLLGLVTVVDNPARQTFVSEMVGKDQVANAVSLNSANFQSARLVGPAIAGVLITAVGSGWAFLLNGLSFAAPIVGLLLMRTKELHQVEVQPRAKGQLREGLRYVAGRPELIWPIVLVGFIGTFGFNFPIWLSAFVSKVFHGDAGTYGLFNTLIAAGSLVGALLAARRGLSRLRLLVAAAVLFSALLLVTAFVPEFWLFAALLVPIGIFGLTVNVTANSSVQMATDPEMRGRVMALFMMVFTGGTPIGAPLVGWVTDTYGARVGMAAGGAVSLAAAVAIGLVLSRVGNLRLSVNRHGVTFVPADRGRELVTAA
- the thpR gene encoding RNA 2',3'-cyclic phosphodiesterase is translated as MRLFAAVLPPATAVAELAEAVRPLRDEGLRWTAEAGWHFTLAFMGEVPEELLPELRTRLARAASRGAPFPLRIHGSGHFGHRSLWAGAAGDLDALRMLAERADAAARRSGVPMEQHHRYTPHLTLGRLRHESDDVRPYSQALAGFEGTAWRVTRLSLVRSNLPTGGVPGERPRYEVVGSWELGEPAPPYEGRARSR
- a CDS encoding aldo/keto reductase, translating into MEYTQLGRTGLKVSRLVLGTMNFGPQTGEPESHAIMDTALDAGINYFDTANVYGWGDNKGRTEEIIGTWFGQGGGRREKTVLATKVYGNMAAEGDPWPNYDRLSALNIRRAVDASLKRLNTDYIDVYQFHHVDRLTPFEEIWQAVEVLIQQGKILYAGSSNFPGWKIAQANEAAARSGRLGLVSEQCLYNLAERRAELEIIPAAEAYGLGVIPWSPLHGGLLGGAIRKSAESGRTATGRSADALANSSVRAQVQAYEDLLDKHGLEPGEVALAWLLTRPGVTGPIVGPRTPEQLASALRAVELELSQEVLDGLDEVFPGPGPAPEAFAW
- a CDS encoding GDSL-type esterase/lipase family protein: MRFMFVGDSMTIGRAGDWTWRYRMWQHLNATFGGPYRIVGPRSELYDTFADAPTSHEYADPGFPADARRHLAGWGEGWLHMAPLVGPAARAGRADVLLVSLGLIDLGFYTDAEGTAVNVRRFVAEARAARPAIRMVLLPVIPNVRAQDDVPFAAQVELFNELLAKAVADLSTPASPILLAARPDGYEIHRDTYDGTHPNASGEHRLAGEFAAVLHQAWGLGGPYRPRQDP